A genomic stretch from Pempheris klunzingeri isolate RE-2024b chromosome 23, fPemKlu1.hap1, whole genome shotgun sequence includes:
- the cldn7a gene encoding claudin-7-A: MANSGIQLLGFFLSLIGIAGLIIGTILPQWKMSAYIGDNIITAVAMYQGLWMSCAFQSTGQLQCKIYDSILQLDSSLQATRALMIVGIIVSIAGLGVACMGMKCTTCGGSDRLRKARIAMTGGIILLVGGLCAIVACSWFAHNVIRAFYNPYTPVNTKFEFGAAIFIAWGGSLLDVLGGAMLAASCPRKKQVSKYPPVASSRSGPPSSTKEYV, from the exons ATGGCCAACTCCGGAATCCAGCTGTTGGGATTTTTCCTGTCTCTGATTGGCATCGCTGGACTGATCATCGGGACTATTCTGCCTCAGTGGAAGATGTCCGCGTACATCGGGGACAACATCATCACGGCGGTGGCCATGTACCAGGGACTGTGGATGTCATGCGCCTTCCAGAGTACCGGACAGCTCCAGTGTAAAATCTACGACTCCATCCTGCAGCTCGACA GTTCGCTTCAGGCCACTCGTGCCTTGATGATAGTTGGCATCATCGTGTCCATCGCAGGTCTGGGTGTGGCCTGCATGGGAATGAAGTGCACCACCTGTGGAGGGAGTGACAGACTACGCAAGGCCCGCATCGCCATGACAGGAGGCATCATCCTGCTGGTCGGAG GGCTGTGTGCCATCGTAGCGTGCTCCTGGTTTGCCCATAATGTGATCCGGGCTTTCTACAACCCCTACACTCCAGTCAACACCAA GTTTGAGTTTGGCGCCGCCATCTTCATCGCCTGGGGCGGCTCCCTGCTAGATGTCCTGGGCGGAGCTATGCTGGCCGCTTCCTGTCCACGCAAGAAACAAGTATCCAAGTACCCACCCGTGGCCAGCTCCCGCTCTGGTCCTCCGAGCAGCACTAAAGAATATGTCTGA
- the LOC139223169 gene encoding cornifelin homolog B-like codes for MLRQVVQAQPESRAQDAGQWSTGLCECHKDVGDCCFALCCLPVFTCKVTSAVGACPCLPLLDCIGCVPPASLAMRASVRERYGIQGSVWSDCLYGCCCYPLSWLQISRELKRRAASHASSSSSARYMTLTSLQGAHLV; via the exons ATGTTACGGCAGGTGGTCCAGGCCCAGCCGGAGAGCAGGGCTCAGGACGCAGGTCAATGGAGTACTGGCCTGTGTGAGTGCCATAAAGACGTGGGGGACT gcTGCTTTGCCCTGTGCTGCCTCCCAGTGTTCACCTGTAAGGTGACCAGTGCAGTGGGTGCGTGTCCCTGCCTGCCTCTGCTGGACTGTATCGGCTGTGTACCACCAGCCTCTCTCGCCATGAGGGCGTCTGTCAGGGAACGATATGGCATACAG GGGAGTGTGTGGAGCGACTGCCTGTACGGATGCTGCTGCTACCCGCTATCTTGGCTCCAGATCTCCAGAGAGCTGAAGCGAAGAGCAGCATCCCAcgcctcctcctcatcctcagccagatacatgactctgacctccctGCAGGGGGCGCACTTG
- the chrnb1l gene encoding cholinergic receptor, nicotinic, beta 1 (muscle) like — protein MTALPGQMKMRMNVPVKMNALIIVCCCLCLTYTGASDTERRLHQKLFQNYNMKVRPARYWEEKVMVRVGMTLSQLVSLNEKNEEMTTNVFMNLAWTDYRLSWKPEDYDDINVLRIPPNKVWRPDIYLINNNDGQFDVALYVNVLVYSDGMVNWLPPAIYRSSCSIEVSYFPFDWQNCSMIFRSYTYDASEVDLQYFLDEESNEIQEIVIDENAFTENGEWAICHKPSRKNVKEDLYEDITFYLIIQRKPLFYIINIIVPCILTSVLAIFVFYLPPGAGEKMTLSISVLIALTVFMLLLADKVPETSLGIPIIVNYVMFTMILVTFSVILSVVVLNLHHRTPSTHIMPNWVRKVFIHFLPKYIGMTRPNPEEPVLDEGSSDDTPIRSFNGRQPGGEYFFRKINPDLVIPWRGRCESTVQLQRLPNTDSYCLILPPNLKSAIAAVTYMAEQLKKQDTDDTMTGDWQFIALVVDRLFLWLFVIITTLGTLAMFLDASFNYTPDNPFP, from the exons ATGACTGCCCTGCCTGGACAAATGAAGATGAGAATGAACGTTCCTGTGAAGATGAATGCATTGATCATCGTATGCTGCTGCCTTTGTCTCACTTATACTG GAGCCTCAGACACGGAGCGGAGGCTCCATCAGAAGCTCTTCCAGAACTACAACATGAAAGTCAGACCGGCCCGTTACTGGGAGGAGAAGGTGATGGTTCGAGTGGGGATGACCCTCTCTCAGCTTGTCAGCTTg AACGAGAAGAACGAAGAGATGACAACCAACGTGTTCATGAATCTG GCATGGACAGACTACCGGTTGTCATGGAAACCAGAGGACTATGATGACATTAATGTTTTGAGGATTCCTCCCAACAAGGTGTGGCGTCCTGACATCTACCTCATAAATAA TAATGACGGACAGTTTGACGTGGCTCTGTACGTCAACGTCCTAGTTTACAGTGATGGGATGGTGAACTGGCTTCCCCCAGCCATCTACCGCAGCTCCTGCTCCATAGAG GTGTCGTATTTCCCATTTGACTGGCAGAACTGCAGCATGATTTTCCGCTCGTACACCTATGACGCCTCTGAGGTGGACCTGCAGTACTTTCTGGATGAGGAGAGCAATGAGATCCAAGAGATTGTTATAGATGAGAACGCTTTCACTG AAAACGGAGAATGGGCCATCTGTCACAAACCCTCGAGAAAGAACGTTAAGGAGGACCTGTATGAGGACATAACCTTCTACCTCATCATTCAGAGGAAGCCTCTCTTttacatcatcaacatcatcgtGCCCTGCATCCTCACCAGTGTGTTGGCTATATTTGTCTTCTACCTGCCACCCGGAGCAG GAGAGAAGATGACTCTTTCCATTTCTGTCCTCATTGCTCTGACTGTCTTCATGCTTTTGCTGGCCGACAAGGTCCCTGAGACTTCCCTTGGCATCCCAATTATTGTCAACTATGTCATGTTCACCATGATCCTGGTCACTTTCTCTGTCATCCTGAGTGTGGTCGTCCTCAATCTGCACCACCGGACGCCCAGCACCCACATCATGCCAAACTGGGTTCGAAAG GTATTCATTCACTTCCTGCCAAAGTACATTGGCATGACGAGGCCAAACCCAGAGGAGCCTGTGCTGGATGAGGGGTCTAGTGATGACACGCCCATCCGAAGCTTCAACGGCAGACAGCCAGGAGGAGAGTACTTCTTTCGCAAGATCAACCCTGATCTTGTTATACCCTGGAGAGGCAG GTGTGAGAGCACAGTGCAGCTCCAGCGGCTCCCGAACACTGACAGCTACTGTCTGATCCTCCCCCCCAACCTGAAGTCAGCCATCGCTGCTGTGACATACATGGCCGAGCAGCTGAAGAAGCAGGACACGGACGACACG ATGACAGGAGACTGGCAGTTCATCGCCCTGGTGGTGGATCGTCTCTTCTTGTGGTTGTttgtcatcatcaccacccTGGGCACCCTGGCCATGTTCCTGGATGCCAGTTTCAACTATACACCCGACAACCCTTTCCCATAg
- the LOC139223128 gene encoding uncharacterized protein, with the protein MYGASGIPELIPPSGPPRQPGPAGQYNPGHPQVNGHGGGANPQRLGQRAPKLGQIGRTKKVDLDDEDLDDIMNNNGQCPVSLSPIS; encoded by the exons ATGTACGGAGCCTCAGGAATCCCCGAGCTCATCCCCCCCAGCGGGCCGCCCCGGCAGCCCGGCCCGGCGGGCCAGTACAACCCGGGACACCCCCAGGTCAACGGCCACGGCGGCGGGGCCAACCCCCAGAGGCTCGGCCAGAGGGCACCCAAACTGGGCCAGATTGGTCGGACCAAGAAAG TGGACTTGGACGATGAAGACTTGGATGACATCATGAACAACAACGGGCAGTGTCCTGTATCTCTGTCGCCCATCTCTTAA